A section of the Methanosarcina mazei S-6 genome encodes:
- a CDS encoding ZPR1 zinc finger domain-containing protein, giving the protein MSHKCFKDESFETRISCPLCQKELIMTWQRDNIPYFGEIMYVSAKCPCSFRFADTMILSSKEPMRYELSVESPEDLDARVIRSTSGTIRIPEMGIVVEPGTVSDSYITNIEGVLQRVQNVLMTASRWVREDEEKFARSQELLCMLNEVIEGRRAITVIIEDPLGNSAIISKKAVASKLSKEEAEKLNTGMIVFDVDKSELAHDISDNVKPLGGD; this is encoded by the coding sequence TTGAGTCATAAATGTTTTAAGGATGAAAGCTTTGAGACCAGGATCTCCTGCCCCCTGTGTCAGAAAGAGCTTATAATGACATGGCAGAGAGATAATATTCCGTATTTCGGGGAGATCATGTACGTAAGTGCAAAATGCCCCTGCAGTTTTCGCTTTGCAGACACTATGATCCTCTCCAGCAAAGAGCCCATGCGTTATGAGCTGTCAGTTGAGAGCCCTGAAGACCTCGATGCAAGAGTCATCCGTTCAACCTCAGGAACGATCCGAATCCCTGAGATGGGAATAGTTGTCGAGCCAGGCACGGTTTCTGATTCTTATATAACGAATATTGAGGGTGTGCTTCAGAGGGTTCAGAACGTCCTTATGACAGCGAGCAGATGGGTACGGGAAGATGAAGAAAAATTTGCCCGCAGCCAGGAACTCCTGTGCATGCTCAATGAAGTGATTGAAGGCAGGAGGGCAATCACGGTCATCATTGAAGACCCTCTCGGGAACAGCGCAATAATTTCTAAAAAGGCTGTAGCTTCCAAACTCTCAAAAGAAGAAGCAGAGAAGCTGAATACCGGTATGATAGTTTTCGATGTTGACAAATCCGAACTTGCGCATGATATTTCGGACAATGTCAAGCCCCTCGGAGGAGATTAA